Proteins encoded by one window of Culicoides brevitarsis isolate CSIRO-B50_1 chromosome 2, AGI_CSIRO_Cbre_v1, whole genome shotgun sequence:
- the LOC134828981 gene encoding nose resistant to fluoxetine protein 6-like: protein MSLLLQKVLFFCLLIGQNIQNTVKSSSVTSERNKSNEAFYQRLNQSQRICKRPTCFEDTDDIIVSPLPRIKNDENRAKSISLSDYRKLSVLYALINVAGDSDVNEQCHNELEMIQHGVNTKEIWAVKVGQCHEIMFYDTRPNKDNNQSVHAAIDASAKPSSGFIWGNNFWFGSQKGCESLNKPLSLTLASHFPRITKSTLKDAVAPFPMKYFVVHAKHQSPWQFEVKFLEENILQLGLCLPISCEKHEIFNLTQTYFDARQDDFQIFYEMAVDVLEVKDLEVRENFMWKRSVVMLLTILGVTALLHYLSYLLKDNMDIFAESKHDERILAQTSRKERILTSFNIEKNLETIFNSNLERETFPVIGGLKTICSLVIVVFHVQWFKFFTLDNPYIFFHNAEQVHYQWIANAPLLVDFFFVISGFLLGYNYLKNAKQNAQIRENSFFQNVKMFLKLVAKRYVRLTPVYLIVMFLTEIGTSYVADVSIFRIHERTDLTCQRFWWRNMLYIQNFFPHEELCANWTWSTACEMQYFVFFTLIYFIYAKNPKVGKSIFFLAAGSALATASYFTIKHNFQPSFDVLYASGTDLYISSLTRAAPYFVGIMSGYIVMFYRNNQIFNKSQSQIVWCLAVLTFVLCMHSTTFRRPGEFISILTLVFARWLFAFANAWVLIASSLGYGNWFTRFLSHKYFIYFSRTTYSFYLINPLLISMIYGLADAGTHSDTAMGIIVTLGVCFVTYALSLLFSVSFEMPYCKLLNYRAPNKTSSSEKLSAAAAKCD from the exons atgtcgttACTGCTCCAAAAAGTGTTATTTTTCTGCCTTCTCATCGggcaaaatatacaaaataccGTAAAGTCCAGCAGTGTTACCAGTGAAAGAAACAAATCCAATGAAGCATTTTACCAGCGACTCAATCAATCGCAACGCATCTGCAAGCGACCAACGTGTTTCGAAGACACGGACGACATAATTGTCAGTCCGTTACCTCGCATCAAAAACGACGAAAATCGTGCAAAAAGTATCTCGCTCAGCGATTATCGAAAGTTATCCGTGCTCTATGCGCTTATAAATGTCGCAGGAGATTCTGACGTAAACGAGCAGTGTCACAATGAATTGGAAATGATTCAACATGGTGTTAATACCAAGGAGATTTGGGCCGTGAAAG TTGGTCAATGTCACGAGATCATGTTTTACGACACGCGTCCGAACAAAGACAACAATCAATCCGTTCATGCCG ctattgACGCCTCCGCAAAACCCAGTTCAGGCTTCATCTGGGGCAACAACTTCTGGTTTGGCTCGCAGAAAGGATGTGAGAGTCTTAATAAGCCTCTTTCGTTGACTTTGGCGTCACATTTTCCAAGGATCACTAAATCCACGTTGAAAGATGCCGTTGCGCCATTTccgatgaaatattttgtcgtTCATGCGAAACATCAGAGTCCATGGCAATTCGAAGTGAAATTTCTGGAAGAGAATATTTTGCAATTAGGACTTTGTTTGCCGATTTCTtgcgaaaaacatgaaatttttaatctaactCAAACGTATTTCGATGCGCGCCAAGAtgactttcaaattttctacgAAATGGCAGTTGATGTCCTCGAAGTCAAAGATTTGGAGGTTCGGGAGAATTTCATGTGGAAACGAAGTGTCGTGATGCTTTTGACAATTCTCGGTGTGACGGCACTTTTGCATTACTTGTCGTACTTGTTGAAGGATAACATGGACATTTTCGCCGAAAGTAAGCACGATGAGAGGATATTGGCACAAACATCACGTAAAGAGCGGATTTTGACGTCATTCAATATCGAGAAAAATCtcgaaacaattttcaatagcAATTTGGAGCGCGAAACATTTCCCGTCATTGGGGGACTTAA AACGATTTGCAGTCTGGTAATTGTCGTGTTTCACGTTCAGtggttcaaatttttcacattagaCAATCC ttaCATCTTCTTCCATAACGCGGAACAAGTGCATTATCAATGGATCGCCAATGCCCCACTTTTGGTCGATTTCTTCTTCGTCATCAGTGGCTTCCTGCTGGGCTACAATTACCTCAAAAATGCCAAACAAAATGCGCAAATACGTGAAAATTCTTTCTTCCAAAACGTAAAAATGTTCCTGAAACTCGTGGCAAAACGCTACGTTCGCTTGACGCCAGTCTACCTGATTGTCATGTTCCTCACGGAAATTGGCACTTCGTATGTGGCTGACGTCAGCATTTTTCGCATTCACGAACGCACGGATCTCACCTGCCAACGGTTTTGGTGGCGAAACATGTTGTACATTCAGAATTTCTTTCCGCACGAGGAGCTTTGTGCTAATTGGACATGGAGCACGGCATGCGAAATGcaatattttgtcttttttacgCTTATTTACTTCATTTATGCAAA aaatccCAAAGTCGGAAAGAGCATTTTCTTCCTTGCTGCTGGTTCAGCCCTCGCTACTGCGAGTTATTTCacaattaaacataattttcaacCGTCTTTTGATGTTCTTTACGCTTCGGGCACGGATCTCTACATTTCGTCGTTGACACGGGCAGCTCCATATTTCGTCGGAATCATGTCAGGGTACATTGTGATGTTCTATCGAaacaatcaaatatttaataag tcaCAATCACAAATCGTTTGGTGCCTCGCTGTTCTCACATTTGTTCTTTGTATGCATTCAACGACGTTCCGGAGACCAGGGGAATTTATTTCCATATTAACGTTGGTCTTTGCACGTTGGTTGTTCGCCTTTGCAAATGCATGGGTGCTAATAGCAAGCAGTTTGGGATATGGAA attGGTTCACGCGGTTCTTATCccacaaatatttcatttacttCAGTCGTACAACGTACAGCTTCTACTTGATCAACCCGCTACTCATCTCGATGATTTATGGTCTTGCCGACGCTGGAACGCATTCTGATACGGCGATGGGA attaTTGTCACGCTGGGTGTTTGTTTTGTCACATATGCGCTCTCGTTGCTGTTCTCCGTGTCCTTTGAGATGCCGTATTGCAAGTTGCTGAACTACCGAGCACCAAATAAGACGTCTTCTAGTGAGAAGTTATCCGCCGCCGCCGCGAAATGTGATTGA
- the LOC134831807 gene encoding uncharacterized protein LOC134831807 has product MSANETILVDEAEILDLINEANTAVDKLNFVTLTEDYEKKCQIIFAELDKDLTNWSKNITKYIEKLREAQQLEEGVKYDLIQRLSLNSGSISDEIKTFEGRLKQLETILRENGKVVCGELVSNEELALVQKLEDEVDLINDLLTDTNKDFSEVAGEYKEGVKCAKVLGRAQKLLDGIDGLESQLNKIQRKIIKNGVKKIQIEEI; this is encoded by the exons atgTCAGCAAACGAGACAATTTTAGTAGATGAAGCCGAAATTCTTGATCTCATCAACGAAGCTAACACCGCTGTGGACAAA ttaaatttcGTCACTCTCACGGAAGACTacgagaaaaaatgtcaaataattttcgcgGAACTCGACAAAGACCTCACAAATTGGAGCAAAAACATCACAAAATACATCGAAAAATTGCGGGAAGCGCAACAACTCGAGGAAGGAGTAAAATATGACTTGATTCAACGTTTAAGTTTGAATTCCGGATCAATTTCCGACGAAATCAAAACATTCGAAGGTCGCTTGAAGCAACTCGAAACAATTTTACGGGAAAATGGAAAAGTCGTTTGTGGCGAACTCGTTTCGAACGAAGAACTGGCGCTCGTTCAGAAGCTCGAAGATGAAGTAGATTTAATTAACGATCTGTTGACAGATACAAACAAGGATTTTTCCGAAGTTGCCGGCGAATACAAAGAAGGCGTAAAATGCGCCAAAGTCTTGGGACGAGCTCAAAAGTTGCTCGACGGAATTGATGGACTCGAATCGCAACTGAACAAAATTCagcgaaaaatcatcaaaaatggcgtgaaaaaaattcaaattgaggaaatttaa